A single region of the Duganella sp. BuS-21 genome encodes:
- a CDS encoding ATP-binding protein — protein sequence MLRVPRTPWMSALLILLMLLIFTIDTFSPLDMAIAVMYVVVVLLSASIWARRGVLQATGACLALTLLSYVLTHSEVFSPAAVGRLLVGLLAISVTSVLVLRGQAATNQLLAREDALRRSEAFLAGTQRISKTGSFSFKAHSGAMYWSDEAARIYGYPLDVEPTMERILAHTAPEDRHVVQVAIDQSLRGDGVVDLRHRLLMPDGELKYVHVLSHPRQNKDGECEYLGALTDVTAAVLAEQALHRSQVQLAHATRVTMLGELAASIAHEVNQPLAAIATNGEACLRWLNRPQPELDEARTTVASILAASARATGVIKRIRALARRSDPQYAELDLKTVVEDSVDLVRRELNNHHVALMLGLAPDLPPVRGDRVQLQQVFINLLMNAIQAMACCQPGQAVLTVQTQRNAEGALQVRVSDSGPGIPAAALPRLFEAFYSTKEDGMGMGLPICRSIIENHGGRIWAKAAAADGPVAGATIFFTLPFHEPD from the coding sequence ATGTTACGGGTCCCCCGCACTCCCTGGATGTCTGCGCTGCTGATTTTACTGATGCTGTTGATCTTCACGATCGACACCTTCTCGCCGCTGGACATGGCCATCGCGGTGATGTACGTGGTGGTGGTGCTGCTGTCGGCCAGCATCTGGGCCCGGCGCGGCGTGCTGCAGGCCACCGGCGCCTGCCTGGCGCTGACCCTGCTGTCCTATGTGCTGACCCACAGCGAAGTGTTTTCTCCGGCCGCCGTCGGCCGCTTGCTGGTCGGGCTGCTGGCCATCAGCGTGACCTCGGTGCTGGTGCTGCGCGGCCAGGCCGCCACCAACCAACTGCTGGCGCGTGAAGACGCCTTGCGCCGCAGCGAAGCCTTCCTGGCCGGCACCCAGCGCATCAGCAAGACCGGCAGCTTCAGTTTCAAGGCCCACAGCGGCGCCATGTACTGGTCCGACGAAGCGGCGCGCATCTACGGCTATCCGCTGGACGTGGAGCCGACCATGGAACGCATCCTGGCGCATACCGCGCCGGAGGACCGCCACGTGGTGCAGGTAGCAATCGACCAGTCGCTGCGCGGCGATGGCGTGGTAGACCTGCGCCATCGCCTGCTGATGCCGGACGGCGAACTTAAATACGTGCACGTGCTGTCGCATCCCCGTCAAAACAAGGATGGCGAATGCGAATACCTCGGCGCGCTGACCGACGTGACGGCGGCGGTGCTGGCCGAGCAGGCGTTGCACCGCTCGCAGGTGCAGCTGGCGCACGCCACCCGCGTCACCATGCTGGGCGAGCTGGCCGCCTCCATCGCCCACGAAGTCAATCAGCCGCTGGCCGCCATCGCCACCAATGGCGAGGCCTGCCTGCGCTGGCTGAACCGCCCGCAGCCCGAGCTGGACGAGGCGCGCACCACCGTGGCCAGCATCCTGGCGGCCAGCGCGCGCGCCACCGGCGTGATCAAGCGCATCCGCGCGCTGGCGCGCCGCAGCGATCCGCAGTACGCGGAGCTGGACCTGAAAACAGTGGTGGAGGACAGCGTGGACCTGGTCCGGCGCGAATTGAACAACCATCACGTGGCCCTGATGCTGGGCCTCGCGCCCGACCTGCCGCCGGTGCGCGGCGACCGCGTGCAGCTGCAGCAGGTGTTCATCAACCTGCTGATGAACGCCATCCAGGCCATGGCCTGCTGCCAGCCCGGCCAGGCGGTGCTGACGGTGCAAACCCAGCGCAATGCCGAAGGCGCGCTGCAGGTCCGGGTCAGCGATTCCGGCCCCGGTATTCCGGCCGCCGCCTTGCCGCGCCTGTTCGAAGCCTTCTACAGCACCAAGGAGGACGGCATGGGCATGGGACTGCCGATCTGCCGCTCCATCATCGAAAACCACGGCGGCCGTATCTGGGCCAAGGCCGCCGCGGCGGACGGGCCGGTGGCCGGCGCCACCATATTTTTCACACTGCCTTTCCATGAACCAGATTGA
- a CDS encoding response regulator transcription factor: protein MNQIDYADALVYIVDDEAPLRDAISSLLRSVGMQVAGFGSVADFLTQPRRETTSCLLLDVRMPGVSGLDFQAALNRDGVALPIIFMSGHGDIPMSVRAMKAGAVDFLAKPFRDQDLLDAIHAALTADGERRLRDRARSGVTARYATLTPREREIMVLAARGLMNKQIAGEVGTSEITVKIHRGNAMRKMEAKTFADLVRMAEALGLA, encoded by the coding sequence ATGAACCAGATTGATTACGCCGACGCGCTGGTCTACATCGTCGACGACGAGGCGCCGCTGCGCGATGCCATCTCCAGTCTATTGCGCTCGGTCGGCATGCAGGTCGCCGGCTTCGGCTCGGTGGCGGATTTCCTGACCCAGCCACGGCGCGAAACCACCAGCTGCCTGCTGCTCGACGTGCGCATGCCCGGCGTGAGCGGGCTCGATTTCCAGGCCGCGCTCAATCGCGACGGCGTGGCGCTGCCCATCATTTTCATGTCCGGCCATGGCGACATCCCGATGTCGGTGCGCGCCATGAAGGCCGGCGCGGTCGATTTCCTGGCCAAGCCGTTCCGCGACCAGGACCTGCTGGACGCCATCCATGCCGCGCTGACGGCCGACGGCGAGCGGCGCCTGCGCGACCGGGCCCGCAGCGGCGTCACGGCGCGCTACGCCACGCTGACGCCGCGCGAACGCGAGATCATGGTGCTGGCCGCGCGTGGCCTGATGAACAAGCAGATCGCCGGCGAAGTAGGGACCAGCGAAATCACGGTGAAGATCCACCGTGGGAATGCCATGCGCAAGATGGAGGCCAAGACCTTCGCGGACCTGGTGCGCATGGCCGAGGCGCTGGGCCTGGCCTGA
- a CDS encoding response regulator: MSYPDPQFSSIAIAIVDDDAAVRDGLRSLLRSYGYAANAYDSALALLDGGVLGDYHCVITDLQMPGMSGIELLERLRRDGHQLPVILMTAFPEAALRKRAFHSGASCFLSKPFEATELLLCLKQAGGAITHVEE, translated from the coding sequence GTGTCTTATCCGGATCCACAATTTTCCAGTATCGCCATCGCCATCGTCGATGACGATGCGGCCGTTCGTGACGGCTTGCGCAGCCTGCTGCGCTCCTACGGCTACGCCGCCAACGCCTACGATTCCGCGCTGGCCCTGCTGGACGGGGGCGTGCTGGGCGACTACCACTGCGTGATCACCGACCTGCAAATGCCGGGCATGAGCGGCATCGAACTGCTGGAGCGGCTGCGCCGCGACGGCCACCAACTACCGGTGATCCTGATGACCGCTTTTCCCGAAGCCGCTTTGCGCAAGCGCGCATTCCATAGCGGCGCCTCCTGCTTTCTGAGCAAACCCTTTGAAGCGACCGAGCTGCTGCTTTGCCTGAAGCAGGCCGGCGGCGCCATCACCCACGTCGAGGAATAA
- a CDS encoding bifunctional diguanylate cyclase/phosphodiesterase — protein MNHATSSSRRLIYCLLLLVIAASVALSLVMESTAGQLRSSLGDGLGMDAMAYPAIALITRLVHLFDVLALVTGLFMLYHVRARVRVEDELSHQARHDPLTGLAHRRSFEARLAALPDAPHVVVLGTIDRFSRIIGGFGHAFGDRVMIGLAARLRGAAERSGGEVFRLDGANFAILYRLSCDDDAFAMALSGLRDEVRNPYDCEGHEIYTTLSLGAVSFPLHGESAGTLLRNADAALQAARKAGGDRLVVYSQQLNAEAGQRLDLESLLRHAVEREELELHYQPQQALHDGGLIGFEALLRWRRHGQLISPAEFIPLAEESGLIVAIGNWVLEEACRQISVWQAETGQRVVVAVNISPRQFAAPGFLAHLEDLLATTHVDPSCLALEITESVMVEDAEGAIALLHRLRALGLKLAIDDFGTGYSSLAYLSRFPIHKLKIDQSFVRNMHAVREQAAIVQATIGLGHSLGLSVIAEGVETETQRAMLSAWRCDEIQGYHYSRPLPSASALHFLAGSLQLQAA, from the coding sequence ATGAACCACGCCACCAGCAGTTCGCGCCGATTGATCTATTGTTTGCTGCTGCTGGTGATCGCCGCCAGCGTCGCGCTATCCCTTGTGATGGAAAGCACCGCCGGGCAGTTGCGCTCCAGCCTCGGCGACGGTCTTGGAATGGACGCGATGGCCTACCCGGCCATCGCCCTGATCACCCGGCTGGTGCACCTGTTCGATGTGCTGGCGCTGGTGACCGGCTTGTTCATGCTGTACCACGTGCGCGCCAGGGTTCGCGTCGAGGATGAGCTGAGCCACCAGGCGCGTCACGATCCCTTGACCGGGCTGGCGCACCGGCGCAGCTTCGAAGCGCGCCTGGCCGCGCTGCCGGACGCGCCGCACGTGGTGGTGCTGGGGACCATCGACCGCTTCTCGCGCATCATCGGCGGCTTCGGCCACGCCTTCGGCGACCGCGTCATGATCGGCCTGGCGGCGCGCTTGCGCGGGGCGGCGGAACGCAGCGGCGGCGAGGTGTTCCGCCTGGACGGCGCCAACTTCGCCATCCTGTACCGCCTCAGTTGCGACGACGACGCCTTCGCGATGGCCCTGTCCGGGCTGCGCGACGAGGTGCGCAATCCCTACGACTGCGAGGGCCACGAAATCTATACGACGCTTAGCCTTGGCGCGGTCAGCTTCCCGCTGCACGGCGAATCCGCCGGCACCCTGCTGCGCAACGCCGACGCCGCGCTGCAGGCGGCGCGCAAGGCCGGCGGCGACCGCCTGGTGGTCTACTCGCAGCAGCTCAACGCCGAAGCGGGCCAGCGGCTGGACCTGGAATCGCTGCTGCGGCACGCGGTGGAGCGCGAGGAACTGGAGCTGCACTACCAACCGCAGCAGGCCTTGCACGACGGCGGCTTGATCGGCTTCGAGGCGCTGCTGCGCTGGCGCCGCCACGGCCAGCTGATTTCGCCGGCCGAGTTCATTCCACTGGCCGAGGAATCGGGCCTGATCGTCGCCATCGGCAATTGGGTGCTGGAAGAAGCCTGCCGCCAGATCAGCGTCTGGCAGGCCGAGACCGGCCAGCGCGTGGTGGTGGCGGTGAACATTTCGCCGCGCCAGTTTGCCGCGCCGGGCTTCCTCGCCCACCTGGAGGACCTGCTGGCCACCACCCACGTCGATCCGTCCTGCCTGGCGCTGGAGATTACCGAGAGCGTGATGGTGGAAGACGCCGAAGGCGCCATCGCCTTGCTGCACCGCCTGCGCGCGTTGGGCCTCAAGCTGGCGATCGACGATTTCGGCACCGGCTATTCCAGCCTGGCCTACCTGTCGCGCTTCCCGATCCACAAGCTGAAGATCGACCAGTCCTTCGTGCGCAATATGCATGCGGTGCGCGAGCAGGCCGCCATCGTGCAGGCCACCATCGGCCTCGGTCACAGCCTGGGGCTGAGCGTGATCGCCGAGGGCGTGGAGACCGAGACCCAGCGCGCCATGCTGAGCGCCTGGCGCTGCGACGAGATACAAGGCTATCACTACAGCCGCCCGCTGCCGTCGGCCTCCGCATTGCACTTCCTCGCAGGAAGCCTGCAACTGCAGGCCGCATGA
- a CDS encoding FecR family protein: protein MRRFLIGLILMLGAAAVPTAHAAQVAGVVVQVSGPMSARSPAGAVKPLQAKSEVESGDTLVTAAGAYALVRFIDNSELALKPGTTVKIEQFSYDEARPDADRAAYTLVKGGLRSITGLLGKRSKEKFAMKTPSATIGIRGTTFFLEYLTGKGDLDASPGLEPGLHVHVGTGGISIVNGVGEFRYDPGQFGFIKDDKTRPVKMFTNPGMRFAPPAAFGDADTLIP, encoded by the coding sequence ATGCGGCGTTTTCTCATTGGACTGATATTGATGCTGGGCGCGGCGGCCGTGCCGACCGCGCACGCCGCGCAGGTGGCGGGCGTGGTGGTGCAGGTGAGTGGGCCGATGAGCGCGCGTTCGCCGGCCGGCGCGGTCAAGCCGCTGCAGGCCAAATCGGAGGTGGAGAGCGGCGACACCCTGGTCACCGCCGCCGGCGCCTATGCGCTGGTGCGCTTCATCGACAATAGCGAACTGGCGCTCAAACCCGGCACCACTGTCAAGATCGAGCAGTTTTCGTACGACGAAGCGCGGCCCGATGCCGACCGCGCCGCCTACACCCTGGTCAAGGGTGGTTTGCGCTCGATCACCGGTTTGCTGGGCAAGCGCAGCAAGGAAAAATTCGCCATGAAGACGCCCAGCGCCACCATCGGCATCCGCGGCACCACCTTCTTCCTCGAATACCTGACCGGCAAAGGCGACCTTGACGCCTCGCCCGGCCTGGAGCCCGGCCTGCATGTCCACGTCGGCACGGGCGGCATTTCCATCGTCAACGGCGTCGGCGAATTCCGTTACGATCCCGGCCAGTTCGGCTTTATCAAGGACGATAAAACCCGGCCGGTCAAGATGTTCACCAATCCCGGCATGCGCTTCGCGCCGCCGGCCGCCTTCGGCGACGCCGATACGCTGATCCCCTGA
- the fur gene encoding ferric iron uptake transcriptional regulator, with amino-acid sequence MDIPQELRKLGLKATLPRLRILQLFQETKSKHLSADDVYRLLHDEHIDMGLATVYRVLMQFADAGILIRRHFESVASVFELNEGGHHDHLICTNCGRMEEFLDAEIEQRQEAVAAERNFVLHEHSLSLYGFCGECAASIKPMGLKKLRRN; translated from the coding sequence ATGGATATTCCTCAAGAATTGCGCAAGCTTGGCTTAAAAGCCACCCTGCCCCGCTTACGTATCCTGCAACTGTTCCAGGAAACCAAGAGCAAGCACCTGAGCGCCGATGACGTCTATCGCCTGCTGCACGACGAGCATATCGACATGGGCCTGGCCACGGTATACCGCGTGCTGATGCAGTTTGCCGATGCCGGTATTTTGATCCGCCGCCATTTCGAGTCGGTGGCCTCGGTGTTCGAGCTGAATGAAGGCGGCCACCACGATCACCTGATCTGCACCAACTGCGGCCGCATGGAGGAATTCCTCGACGCCGAGATCGAGCAACGCCAGGAGGCGGTGGCGGCCGAGCGCAACTTCGTGCTGCACGAGCACTCGCTGTCGCTGTATGGCTTCTGCGGCGAGTGCGCCGCCAGCATCAAGCCGATGGGCCTGAAGAAGCTGCGGCGCAATTAG
- a CDS encoding phosphate ABC transporter substrate-binding protein: MPKLILPWLSRLLLACLLLAGAGAQASGSTADFVVVVSAKSPLTALSAEQVTAIFMSQTGRFPGGDEAIPLDLPFGSPLRDAFYNKVAARTPALMKAYWTKMVFTGRAQPPRELSNSVAARRMVADNPAMIAYIDRAALDPSVKIIQVTP; encoded by the coding sequence ATGCCGAAGCTTATCCTTCCATGGTTATCGCGGCTGCTGCTGGCCTGCCTGCTGCTGGCGGGCGCCGGCGCGCAGGCCTCGGGTTCGACGGCCGATTTCGTGGTGGTGGTCTCGGCCAAAAGTCCGTTGACTGCGTTGAGCGCGGAACAGGTGACCGCCATCTTCATGTCGCAGACCGGCCGTTTCCCCGGCGGCGACGAAGCGATCCCGCTCGACCTGCCGTTCGGCAGTCCGCTGCGCGACGCCTTCTACAACAAGGTGGCGGCACGCACGCCGGCGCTGATGAAGGCCTATTGGACCAAGATGGTGTTCACCGGCCGCGCCCAGCCGCCGCGCGAACTTTCCAACAGCGTGGCCGCGCGCCGGATGGTGGCCGACAACCCGGCCATGATCGCTTACATCGACCGTGCGGCGCTGGACCCCAGCGTCAAAATCATACAGGTGACGCCATGA
- a CDS encoding EAL domain-containing protein — MNLARETRRARWLRRGLDTHVSLPLFAMLLLVAIWVVAFHEIDAEREHAQEAATDSLQEMLGTYEAQVARSVDGIEQTLRVLKYAVERKGALGALPELGREGLLPPGVVFVVGIVDRNGTTVASNPVAPSISVADQGYFKFHMERDSGATYVSPATRDAANSEWHLHFTRRLDDADGNFAGIVIVETDPAYFTSSYERSRLGEHGQLGLVGTDGVVRALRSGDKLSFGQTLDGPAGKYSGMRELHGIGLNVLIGLDEQELMVGFERQRREKIWEAGILSGVLVFVTGLLWLWSWQGARTRARMRRAQETYAAASAASLDAFFVMREVRDARGVIVDFKIVDANQRAEQMTGSSKQFLCSTTLCTLIPEARQNGMLTHLIDVTRKGGVHEQEWQSTVPQLRARWLHQQVVAVRGGIVAIVRDISERKLAEERMVHLAHHDTLTGLPNRSLISDRLDMTIAQAQRSGGSVSVAFIDLDGFKLVNDGLGHNAGDDLLKVVAERMSGCLRASDTVGRFGGDEFVLLLSETGSAVGAAQVIERVREAVLQSISLCGQEVQVSCSIGVAVYPHDGADAETLLMNADAAMYRAKEKGKNNCQFYTREMNASIEEKLVLLEGLRNALEEEQFSLVYQPKVDLHDGRVFGVEALVRWNHPEHGTIGPDRFIPLAEESGMIVALGDWVLRTACAQNRAWQDAGLAPLCISVNVSPRQFEDPRLVERVQQALDDTGLAPQWLELEVTEGVIMRDLQQAVAKMAQVRAMGVSLSIDDFGTGYSSLSALKSFPISTLKIDKSFVRDLGRSSGDEAIASSIIGLAHRLRLRVIAEGVETEQQRAFLRENGCDEMQGYLFSRPLPPLQLAALLGAPTPRLAVAA; from the coding sequence ATGAACCTCGCCCGGGAAACCCGACGTGCGCGCTGGCTGCGGCGCGGCCTCGACACCCACGTGTCGCTGCCCCTGTTCGCCATGCTGCTGCTGGTGGCGATCTGGGTGGTCGCGTTCCACGAGATCGACGCCGAGCGCGAACACGCGCAGGAGGCGGCCACCGATTCGCTGCAGGAGATGCTCGGCACCTACGAAGCGCAGGTGGCGCGCAGTGTAGATGGCATCGAGCAGACCTTGCGCGTGCTGAAGTACGCGGTCGAGCGCAAGGGTGCGCTGGGCGCCTTGCCGGAGCTGGGCCGCGAAGGCCTGCTGCCGCCGGGCGTGGTGTTCGTGGTCGGCATCGTCGACCGCAACGGCACCACGGTGGCCAGCAATCCGGTGGCGCCGTCGATATCGGTGGCCGACCAGGGCTACTTCAAATTCCACATGGAGCGCGACAGCGGCGCCACCTACGTCAGCCCGGCCACGCGCGACGCCGCCAACAGCGAGTGGCATTTGCACTTCACCCGCAGGCTGGATGACGCCGACGGCAATTTCGCCGGCATCGTCATCGTCGAAACCGATCCGGCCTACTTCACCAGCAGCTATGAACGCAGCCGTCTGGGCGAGCATGGCCAGCTCGGGCTGGTGGGCACGGACGGCGTGGTGCGCGCGCTGCGCAGCGGCGACAAGCTGTCCTTCGGCCAGACTCTGGACGGCCCAGCCGGAAAGTACAGCGGCATGCGCGAGCTGCACGGCATCGGCCTGAATGTGCTGATCGGCCTGGACGAACAGGAATTGATGGTGGGCTTCGAGCGCCAGCGCCGTGAAAAAATCTGGGAGGCCGGCATCCTCAGCGGCGTGCTAGTGTTCGTCACCGGGCTGTTGTGGCTATGGTCGTGGCAGGGCGCGCGCACCCGCGCCCGCATGCGCCGCGCGCAGGAGACGTATGCGGCGGCGTCGGCCGCCAGCCTCGATGCCTTTTTCGTCATGCGCGAAGTGCGCGATGCGCGCGGCGTGATCGTCGACTTCAAGATCGTCGACGCCAACCAGCGCGCCGAGCAGATGACCGGCAGCAGCAAGCAGTTCCTGTGCAGCACCACCTTGTGCACCTTGATTCCCGAAGCGCGTCAGAACGGCATGCTGACGCACCTGATCGACGTCACCCGCAAGGGCGGCGTGCATGAGCAGGAATGGCAAAGCACCGTGCCGCAACTGCGCGCGCGCTGGCTGCATCAGCAGGTGGTGGCGGTGCGCGGCGGCATCGTCGCCATCGTGCGCGATATCTCGGAGCGCAAGTTGGCCGAGGAGCGCATGGTACACCTGGCGCACCACGACACGTTGACCGGCCTGCCGAACCGCAGCCTGATTTCCGACCGGCTGGACATGACCATCGCCCAGGCCCAGCGCAGCGGCGGCTCGGTCTCGGTGGCCTTCATCGATCTCGACGGCTTCAAGCTGGTGAACGATGGGCTGGGCCACAACGCCGGCGACGACTTGTTGAAGGTGGTGGCCGAGCGCATGTCCGGCTGCCTGCGCGCCAGCGACACCGTCGGCCGTTTCGGCGGCGACGAATTCGTGCTGCTGCTGAGCGAAACCGGATCGGCGGTCGGCGCGGCGCAGGTGATCGAGCGCGTGCGCGAAGCGGTGCTGCAGTCGATCAGCCTGTGCGGACAGGAAGTGCAGGTCAGCTGCAGCATCGGCGTGGCGGTCTATCCGCACGATGGCGCCGATGCCGAAACCCTGCTGATGAACGCCGATGCCGCCATGTACCGGGCCAAGGAAAAGGGCAAGAACAACTGCCAGTTCTACACCCGCGAGATGAACGCCAGCATCGAGGAAAAACTGGTGCTGCTCGAAGGCTTGCGCAACGCGCTGGAAGAAGAACAATTCAGCCTGGTGTACCAGCCCAAGGTGGACCTGCACGACGGCCGCGTGTTCGGGGTGGAGGCGCTGGTGCGCTGGAACCATCCGGAGCACGGCACCATCGGGCCGGACCGCTTTATCCCGCTGGCCGAGGAGAGCGGCATGATCGTGGCGCTGGGCGACTGGGTGCTGCGCACCGCGTGCGCGCAGAACCGCGCCTGGCAGGATGCCGGCCTGGCGCCGCTGTGCATCTCGGTCAACGTGTCGCCGCGCCAGTTCGAAGATCCGCGCCTGGTCGAGCGCGTGCAGCAGGCCTTGGACGATACCGGCCTGGCGCCGCAGTGGCTGGAACTGGAAGTGACCGAAGGCGTCATCATGCGCGACCTGCAGCAGGCCGTGGCCAAGATGGCGCAAGTGCGGGCGATGGGCGTGTCGCTGTCGATCGACGATTTCGGCACCGGTTATTCGAGCCTGTCGGCCTTGAAGTCGTTCCCGATTTCAACGCTGAAGATCGACAAGTCCTTTGTGCGCGACCTGGGGCGCAGCAGCGGCGACGAGGCGATCGCCAGTTCCATCATCGGCCTGGCGCACCGCCTGCGCCTGCGCGTGATTGCGGAAGGCGTGGAGACCGAACAGCAGCGCGCCTTCCTGCGCGAGAATGGCTGCGATGAAATGCAGGGCTATCTGTTCAGCCGTCCGCTGCCGCCGCTGCAGCTGGCGGCCCTGCTGGGCGCACCGACGCCGAGGCTGGCGGTGGCCGCCTAG
- a CDS encoding TonB-dependent siderophore receptor — protein MPRHLTLRPMLLALSMIYAGVAAASDVPADAPETLQTVTVTATADDNGYTTRATRSAGKLELSLRETPQSVSVVTRALMDDFKLDNINQVLSTTTGVTVERVETSRTYYTARGFDVVNFQYDGIGMPQVFGNVQGDIDTALYERIDIVRGANGLMSSTGNPSATVNFIRKRPTVATQASASVTLGSWNQRRVEGDVSTKLNDSGTVAGRVVLVHDDSDSYLDRYTPKKNLAYVVIDAKLGDDTLLTLGHTYEANRSKGPMWGALPLYYTDGTPTNYPVGASTAADWSRWDTTNNTSFAELEHRLGQGWSARGTLSYITDKSDSDLQYVYGTPVKGVGGGLYAYPSQYMADQTQKLADLSVDGKFALGGREHDLSLGYSWSNSTLKDRSNYGQGIGTELPGQTAFDGSYPKPSFDAAVDGSSYDDTRNTVFLASRFNLADDWKLLGGVNHTRAKSNGNSYGTSKYKSASKTTPYVGVVYDINREWSAYASHTEIFNPQSEIDATGTPLDPVEGKTTEAGIKAALFNNKLNLSGAIFKTTQDNTAEAAGMIGAKTFYRGVNAASQGVEFDLSGEVAKGWQASGGLTRLTSLKGDQGQAVRTFVPRTTLRLNTTYQLPALPALKVGGTLAWQSETSTDQGGGIRTVQSSYATLGLMARYEIDKHLSLSVNLNNVNDKKHLTSLYWTQAYYAAPRNGSATLSWTY, from the coding sequence ATGCCCCGTCACCTCACTTTGCGTCCCATGCTGCTGGCGCTGTCGATGATTTACGCCGGCGTTGCCGCCGCCTCGGACGTGCCCGCCGACGCCCCTGAGACCCTGCAAACCGTGACGGTGACCGCTACGGCGGACGACAACGGCTATACCACCCGCGCCACCAGGTCGGCCGGCAAGCTGGAGCTGTCGTTGCGCGAAACGCCGCAATCGGTGTCCGTGGTCACCCGCGCGCTGATGGACGACTTCAAGCTCGACAACATCAACCAGGTGCTGTCGACCACCACCGGCGTGACCGTCGAGCGCGTGGAAACCAGCCGCACCTACTACACCGCGCGCGGCTTCGACGTGGTCAACTTCCAGTACGACGGCATCGGCATGCCGCAGGTGTTCGGCAACGTGCAGGGCGACATCGACACCGCGCTGTACGAGCGCATCGACATCGTGCGCGGCGCCAACGGCCTGATGTCCTCGACCGGCAATCCGTCGGCCACCGTCAACTTCATCCGCAAGCGTCCCACCGTCGCTACCCAGGCCAGCGCCAGCGTCACACTCGGCTCGTGGAACCAGCGCCGCGTCGAAGGCGACGTCAGCACCAAGCTCAATGACAGCGGCACCGTCGCCGGCCGCGTGGTGCTGGTGCATGACGACAGCGACTCCTACCTGGACCGCTATACGCCGAAAAAGAACCTGGCCTACGTCGTCATCGACGCCAAACTGGGCGACGACACGCTGCTGACCCTCGGCCACACCTACGAAGCCAACCGCAGCAAGGGTCCGATGTGGGGCGCCCTGCCGCTGTACTATACCGACGGCACGCCGACCAACTACCCGGTCGGCGCCAGCACTGCGGCCGACTGGTCGCGCTGGGACACCACCAACAACACCAGCTTCGCTGAACTGGAGCACAGGCTGGGCCAGGGCTGGAGCGCGCGCGGCACGCTCAGCTACATCACCGACAAGTCCGATTCCGACCTGCAGTATGTCTACGGCACGCCGGTCAAGGGCGTGGGCGGCGGCTTGTACGCCTACCCGTCGCAGTACATGGCCGACCAGACGCAGAAGCTGGCCGACCTCTCGGTGGACGGCAAGTTCGCCCTCGGCGGCCGCGAACACGATCTGAGCCTCGGCTACAGCTGGTCCAACTCCACCCTCAAGGACCGCTCCAACTACGGCCAGGGCATCGGCACCGAACTGCCGGGCCAGACCGCGTTCGACGGCAGCTATCCAAAGCCAAGCTTTGACGCCGCCGTCGACGGCAGCAGCTACGACGACACCCGCAACACCGTGTTCCTGGCGTCCCGCTTCAATCTGGCCGACGACTGGAAACTGCTCGGCGGCGTGAACCACACGCGCGCCAAGAGCAACGGCAACTCCTACGGCACCAGCAAGTACAAATCGGCCAGCAAAACCACGCCTTACGTCGGCGTGGTCTACGACATCAACCGCGAATGGTCGGCCTACGCCAGCCACACCGAGATTTTCAATCCGCAGAGCGAGATCGACGCCACCGGTACGCCGCTCGATCCGGTCGAAGGCAAGACCACCGAGGCCGGCATCAAGGCGGCGCTGTTCAACAACAAGCTGAATCTGTCGGGCGCCATCTTCAAGACCACACAGGACAACACGGCCGAAGCGGCCGGCATGATCGGCGCCAAGACCTTCTACCGTGGCGTGAATGCGGCATCGCAAGGCGTCGAGTTTGATTTGTCGGGTGAAGTGGCCAAAGGCTGGCAGGCCAGCGGCGGCCTGACCCGATTGACGTCGCTCAAGGGCGACCAGGGCCAGGCGGTGCGCACCTTCGTGCCGCGCACCACGCTGCGCCTGAACACGACCTATCAGCTGCCGGCCCTGCCGGCGCTGAAAGTTGGCGGCACGCTGGCCTGGCAGAGCGAGACCTCGACCGACCAGGGCGGCGGCATCCGCACGGTGCAGTCGTCGTACGCCACGCTGGGCCTGATGGCACGCTATGAGATCGACAAGCACCTGTCGCTGTCGGTCAACCTGAACAACGTCAACGACAAGAAGCACCTGACCAGTCTGTACTGGACCCAGGCCTACTACGCCGCGCCGCGCAACGGCAGCGCGACGCTGAGCTGGACCTACTAA